A genomic region of Miscanthus floridulus cultivar M001 chromosome 3, ASM1932011v1, whole genome shotgun sequence contains the following coding sequences:
- the LOC136541509 gene encoding pentatricopeptide repeat-containing protein At4g20740-like, protein MTSPSPSPSPSPSSPTARRRRHTIYHGHRRASPHRPTVRGGLFTDLRFPSPIPRPPTSPSPSPSTAFRLRDWDPHSPSSPSSAPSPSSPSASASSSTSASARRLSPLARFLLDALRRHQRWGPPVVADLSKLRRVPPSLVAEVLTARPPPPPPLALPFFLWAGRQKGFRHCFPAFHALASLLSAAGLPAAADQLPDLMRAHGKPVSHSQLTLLVRLHTAARRPLRALHAVRRFRHEFDVQPQVHACNRVLGALAAAGHVEDALKLFDEMSEGGVQPIPVTFTIVVRALAHAGMTDRLLEMIGRMRNEVCRPDVFVYTALVKTMGRRGHMDGCIRVWEEMEKDGVEPDTMAYATMVGGLCKTGMVEEAAELFKEMRRKGLLVDRSVYASLIDGYVAAGRVGDGCRLLKELVDAGYRADLGIYNTLISGLCGIGREDKAHKLFQIVLQEELVPSSDTVSPLLACYAEKDEMVTFFGLVNKLAELGLPVIEMLVDFMKLFAGKDGRELKAMEVFDALRQKQYCSVGIYNILIENLLKIKDRKKSLLLFEEMQNSVDFKPDSCTYSHMIPCFVDEGNVKEACSCYNTMMKENWIPSTSAYCVLVKGLCKMGEINTAISLVKDCLGNVENGPTEFKYTLTILEACRSKSPEKVINVVDEMIEVGCSMEEIVYSAIIYGFCKYASSTEARQVFTIMRDRNILSEANFIVYEDMLNEHLKKATADLVISGLKFFDLESKLKWRSRID, encoded by the coding sequence ATgacgtccccgtccccgtccccgtccccgtccccatcCTCTCCCACTGCCCGCCGCCGCAGGCACACCATCTACCACGGCCACCGCCGCGCCTCGCCGCACCGGCCCACAGTCCGCGGCGGCCTCTTCACCGACCTCCGCTTCCCCTCCCCAATACCCCGCCCTCccacctccccctccccctccccctccaccGCCTTCCGCCTCCGCGACTGGGATCCACACTCGCCCTCTTCCCCGTCGTCCGCTCCCTCTCCGTCCTCTCCCTCCGCCTCCGCTTCCTCCTCCACATCCGCCTCCGCACGCCGCCTCTCCCCGCTCGCGCGCTTCCTCCTCGACGCGCTCCGCCGCCACCAGCGCTGGGGCCCGCCCGTCGTCGCCGACCTCTCCAAGCTCCGCCGCGTCCCGCCATCCCTCGTCGCCGAGGTCCTCACCGCGcgcccgcccccgccgccgccgctcgcgctCCCGTTCTTCCTCTGGGCCGGCCGCCAGAAGGGCTTCCGCCACTGCTTCCCGGCCTTCCACGCCCTCGCCTCGCTGCTCTCCGCCGCGGGCCTCCCAGCCGCGGCCGACCAGCTCCCCGACCTCATGCGCGCGCACGGCAAGCCCGTCTCCCACTCGCAGCTCACCCTCCTCGTCCGCCTCCACACCGCCGCGCGCCGCCCCCTCCGCGCTCTCCACGCGGTCCGCCGCTTCCGCCACGAGTTCGACGTCCAACCCCAGGTCCACGCGTGCAACCGCGTCCTTGGCGCACTGGCTGCTGCGGGCCACGTCGAGGACGCGCTCAAGCTGTTCGATGAAATGTCGGAGGGTGGCGTGCAGCCTATCCCAGTGACGTTTACCATCGTGGTTCGTGCACTAGCACACGCGGGGATGACTGATAGGCTTCTGGAAATGATTGGGAGGATGCGGAACGAGGTGTGCCGGCCTGATGTCTTTGTGTACACTGCGCTGGTGAAGACAATGGGGCGGAGGGGGCATATGGACGGCTGCATCAGGGTGTgggaggaaatggagaaggaTGGGGTGGAGCCAGACACAATGGCATATGCTACTATGGTTGGGGGGCTCTGCAAGACTGGGATGGTGGAGGAAGCAGCAGAATTGTTCAAGGAGATGAGGAGAAAGGGGTTACTGGTGGACAGGTCGGTGTATGCATCGCTCATTGATGGGTATGTTGCTGCTGGGAGGGTTGGGGATGGGTGTAGGTTGTTGAAGGAGTTGGTTGATGCTGGCTACCGTGCTGACCTGGGGATATATAACACACTTATTAGTGGACTGTGTGGCATAGGTAGGGAGGATAAGGCCCATAAGTTATTTCAGATTGTTCTGCAGGAGGAGCTTGTGCCAAGTTCTGATACTGTTTCACCGTTGCTAGCTTGTTATGCCGAAAAGGATGAAATGGTTACATTTTTTGGATTGGTCAACAAACTGGCAGAGCTGGGTTTGCCTGTTATTGAAATGTTAGTAGATTTTATgaagctctttgcaggaaaggatgGTAGGGAATTGAAGGCTATGGAAGTGTTTGATGCGTTGAGACAAAAACAGTATTGTAGTGTCGGCATTTATAACATTCTTATTGAAAATCTGCTGAAGATCAAGGATAGGAAGAAATCACTTTTGCTGTTTGAAGAAATGCAAAATTCAGTTGATTTTAAACCAGATTCATGTACATATAGTCATATGATCCCATGTTTCGTGGATGAAGGAAATGTCAAAGAGGCCTGCTCATGCTACAACACCATGATGAAAGAAAATTGGATACCAAGTACGTCAGCCTACTGTGTTCTTGTGAAAGGGCTTTGCAAGATGGGGGAGATCAACACAGCCATATCACTTGTTAAAGATTGTCTTGGAAATGTAGAAAATGGGCCAACTGAATTTAAATACACCTTGACTATTCTGGAAGCTTGCAGATCAAAAAGCCCAGAGAAAGTCATTAATGTGGTGGATGAGATGATTGAAGTAGGTTGTTCAATGGAAGAAATTGTCTATTCTGCTATCATATATGGCTTCTGCAAGTATGCAAGTTCAACTGAGGCGAGACAGGTATTCACTATCATGAGAGATCGAAATATCTTATCAGAAGCCAATTTTATTGTCTACGAGGACATGCTGAACGAGCACTTGAAGAAGGCCACTGCAGACTTGGTGATATCTGGATTGAAGTTTTTTGACCTTGAATCAAAATTGAAATGGAGAAGCAGAATTGATTGA